In the genome of Falsirhodobacter halotolerans, one region contains:
- a CDS encoding mechanosensitive ion channel family protein gives MNWKTIQGWLTHLHPDKWSGALIILLIFLALGLLSSHLLKRAIRLVVARDRDHRLDRMSVGFLAKVASAFVWIMILMLYAHMIPALDRLATALLASVSVASVVFGLAAQSTLSNFVAGFSLIFYRPFRLGDKLKITAPGGVESGVVEDVSLGYTVLKTSDNRRVIMSNASISSTTMINLSAADQRTICVIPFSIDQDADIDAARALILQSAAQSKAIEEVLGCPVTGLGPATVDLSLRVRCATPDIAAEVYTDMLEAVKKRFAAAGMTVQSS, from the coding sequence ATGAACTGGAAAACGATACAGGGTTGGCTGACGCATCTGCATCCCGACAAATGGTCAGGTGCGCTGATCATCCTGCTGATCTTCCTCGCCCTCGGACTTCTGTCGTCCCACCTTCTCAAACGCGCCATCCGCCTTGTGGTCGCGCGGGATCGCGACCACCGGCTGGATCGCATGTCCGTCGGGTTTCTGGCCAAGGTCGCAAGCGCCTTCGTCTGGATCATGATCCTGATGCTTTATGCGCACATGATCCCTGCCCTGGACCGCCTTGCCACGGCGCTTCTGGCCAGTGTCTCGGTCGCTTCGGTCGTGTTCGGATTGGCCGCCCAATCGACGCTGTCGAATTTCGTGGCCGGGTTCAGCCTGATCTTCTACCGCCCGTTCCGGTTGGGCGACAAACTGAAGATCACGGCCCCGGGCGGGGTGGAAAGCGGCGTGGTGGAGGATGTGTCGCTGGGCTATACCGTTCTGAAGACCTCCGACAATCGCCGGGTCATCATGTCGAATGCGTCGATCTCCAGCACGACGATGATCAACCTTTCCGCCGCCGACCAGCGGACGATATGCGTCATCCCGTTCTCGATCGACCAGGATGCGGATATTGACGCCGCCCGCGCCCTGATCCTGCAATCGGCGGCGCAAAGCAAGGCGATCGAGGAGGTTCTTGGCTGTCCGGTGACCGGTCTGGGCCCTGCGACCGTGGATCTCAGCCTGCGCGTTCGCTGCGCGACCCCCGACATCGCGGCCGAGGTGTATACCGACATGCTGGAGGCGGTGAAAAAGCGTTTCGCGGCGGCCGGGATGACGGTCCAGAGTTCCTGA